In Emys orbicularis isolate rEmyOrb1 chromosome 12, rEmyOrb1.hap1, whole genome shotgun sequence, one genomic interval encodes:
- the FITM2 gene encoding acyl-coenzyme A diphosphatase FITM2, giving the protein MEPLDRCARLLRTALVRSSMRLWLPWGLLGLMLGGSLLKALGPLPDSYMSSKRNLLNIYFVKLAWAWTFWLLLPFIAITNYCLSRNVLGMLRRISTLLVGTMVWYVCTSLFLHIEDFTGSCYKSPALDVLFQEHLSKWQCRQGGGFWHGFDISGHSFLLTYCALMIVEEMAVLHVLNTDRSPRLHAVVNALFVALSFLTLIWVWMFFCTALYFHDFSQKLFGTLVGLSAWYGTYRFWYLKSFSPGLPPQNTSLSSKKPNCSR; this is encoded by the exons ATGGAGCCGCTGGATCGCTGCGCCCGGCTCCTGCGCACCGCCCTGGTGCGGAGCTCGATGCGGCTATGGCTGCCCTGGGGCCTGCTGGGCCTCATGCTGGGCGGCTCCCTCCTGAAGGCGCTGGGGCCGCTGCCCGACTCCTACATGAGCAGCAAGCGCAACCTGCTCAAcat CTATTTTGTCAAATTGGCCTGGGCCTGGACATTCTGGCTGCTGCTACCCTTCATTGCCATCACCAACTACTGTCTCAGCCGAAACGTCCTGGGGATGCTGCGGCGTATCAGCACCCTGCTGGTGGGCACCATGGTCTGGTATGTCTGCACTAGTCTCTTCTTGCACATAGAGGATTTCACTGGCAGCTGCTACAAATCGCCAGCACTTGATGTGCTGTTCCAGGAGCACCTCAGCAAGTGGCAGTGCCGCCAGGGTGGTGGCTTCTGGCACGGCTTCGACATCTCAGGGCACTCCTTCCTCCTAACATACTGTGCCCTGATGATTGTGGAGGAGATGGCTGTGCTGCATGTCCTGAACACTGATCGGAGCCCACGATTACATGCAGTGGTCAATGCCCTGTTCGTTGCCTTGAGCTTTCTCACCCTGATCTGGGTCTGGATGTTTTTTTGCACTGCTCTATATTTCCATGACTTCTCCCAAAAATTGTTTGGCACCCTAGTGGGTCTATCAGCCTGGTATGGAACATACAGGTTCTGGTACTTGAAATCCTTTTCTCCTGGACTTCCTCCCCAAAACACTAGCTTGAGTTCAAAGAAGCCTAATTGTAGCAGATAA